The sequence CAACGCCCTCGGAGCGCTCGCCCTGCTGGTGGCCGCCGGCATCGAGCCGCGGGCCGCCGCGGCCGGCATCGGCACGCTGGCCGGCGTCCCCGGGCGCATGGAGCCGATCGAGGCCGGCCAGCCCTATCTGGCCCTGGTCGACTTCGCGCACACCCCGGACGCCGTCGAGACCGTGCTGACGTCCGTGCGCGGGCTCGTCGACGGCCGGGTGATCGTCGTCCTCGGCTGCGGCGGCGACCGGGACCGGGCCAAACGCCCCCTGATGGGTGCCGCCGCGGCGCGGCTGGCCGACCTGGCCTTCCTGACCAACGACAACCCGCGCTCCGAGGACCCGGCGGAGATCCTCGCCCAGATGACCGCGGGCATCGACCGGGTGGCCACCTCGGCGGCCAAGGTGACCGTCATCCCGGACCGGGCCGAGGCGATCGCCGCGGCCGTCGCCGAGGCCGGTCCGGGTGACGTCGTCGTCGTCGCGGGCAAGGGCCACGAACGCGGCCAGGAGCAGAACGGCGTCGTCACCCCGTTCGACGACCGGGCCGTCCTCGCCCAGGCGATCGCCGACGCCGGGCGGCCGACGGGCACGGGCCGATGATCCCGCTGACGCTCGCCGAAGTGGCCGCGGCCACCGGCGGCAGGCTCGACGGCGGCGCCGACGCGGCGACCCTCGTCACGGCCGCGGTCGTCGACTCCCGGCTGGTCGAGCCTGGCGCGCTGTTCGTCGCGCTGCCGGGAGCCCGGGTCGACGGCCACGACTTCGCCGCCGGCGCCGTCGCGGCCGGCGCGCGCGCGGTGCTCGCCGCCCGCCCGGTCAGCGTCCCCGCCGTGCTGGTCGCCGACCCCGCCGGCGCGCTCATGGCGCTGGCCGCGCACGTCCGGACGCTGACGAAGGCGACCGTGCTGGCCATCACCGGCTCCTCGGGCAAGACGACGACCAAGGACCTGCTCGCCGACCTGCTCGGGTCCCTCGGGCCGACGCTCGCCCCGCCGGGGAGCTTCAACAACGAGATCGGCCTGCCCCTGACGCTGCTGCGGCTGGAGCCGGACACCGAGTACGTGGCGCTGGAGATGGGCGCCCGGGGCATCGGCCACATCGCCGCGCTCTGCCAGGTCGCCCGGCCCCAGGTGGGGGTCGTCATCAACGTCGGCAGCGCGCACGTCGGCGAGTACGCCGACGGCCGGGCCGGCATCGCCCAGGCCAAGGGTGAGCTGGCCGAGGCCGCCACCGACGTCGTCGTGCTGAACGCCGACGACCCGCTGGTCGCGGCGATGCGCCCGCGCGCCGCCGGCCGGCGGGTTGTCACCTTCGGCGTCGCCGCGGACGCGGACGTGCGGGCCGAGCGGATCGCGCTCGACGCGGCCGGCCGGGCGTCGTTCGACCTGGTCACCGACGCCGAGCGCCACCGGGTGGCCCTCGCCCTGGTCGGCGAGCACCAGGTGGGCAACGCGCTGGCCGCCGCCGCGGCCGCCCTCGCGGTCGGGATGACGCCCACGGCCGCCGCCGCCGCGCTGGCGGCGGCCCGGCCGCGCAGCCGCTGGCGGATGGAGGTCACGACCGCGCCGTCCGGGCTGGTCGTCGTCAACGACGCCTACAACGCCAACCCCGAGTCGATGCGGGCCGCGCTGCGCGCCCTGGTCGGGCTCGGCGCCGACGGCGGTCCTGACCGGCGGCGGACCTGGGCGGTGCTGGGCCCGATGGGTGAGCTCGGGACCGCGGCCGAGGCCGAGCACGCCGAGCTCGGCCGGTTCGCCGCCCGGCTGGGCGTCGACCGGACGGTGGTCATCGGCGAGGCGGCCCGGCCGCTCGCGCAGGCGGCGGCGGGGGCCGGCGCGCGGGTGGACTGGGTCGCCGACGTCGACGCGGCCGCCGAGCTGCTCGCCACGGCGGCGCTCGGCGACGCCGACGTCGTGCTCGTGAAGGCCAGCCGCGCGGCCGGCCTGGAGCGGGTCGCGGCGGCGCTCACGGCGACCGGCGCGGCCGGTCCCGGGGCCGCGAGAGGAAACGGAAGTACAGAGGCGGCCGAAAGTCCGGCGGCAGCGGGAAGTACAGAGGCGGCGGAACAGACGCCGTGATCGAGGGGACGTGGGAAAGGGTGTTTAGCAGGGCCCGCGGGCCACAGCAGGCGCCGGCGGCCAGTGTGCCAGCCGACCGGGGCGGCCACGGGTGAGAGGTGTTCTCGTCGCGGCCTCGGTCGCGTTGTTGGTGTCGCTGCTCGGCACGCCGTGGGTCATCCGGCTGTTCCGCCGGCAGGGCTACGGCCAGGAGATCCGTGAGGACGGCCCGTCCAGCCACCTGAAGAAGCGCGGGACGCCGACCATGGGCGGCACCGCGATCGTCGCGGCCACCCTGATCGGCTACTTCGTCTCCCATCTGGCGACCGGCGCCGGGTTCACCGCGTCCGGCCTGCTGATCCTGATGGTGATGACGGGCCTTGGCGTCGTCGGCTTCCTGGACGACTACATCAAGATCCGCAAGCAGCGCAGCCTCGGCCTGACCGCGCGGACGAAGTTCGCCGGCCAGGCGATCGTCGCGCTCGCGTTCGGCCTGCTCGCCGTGCGGTTCAAGAACGCCTCCGGGCTGCTGCCCGGGTCGACGTTCATCTCGATCGTCCGTGACACCAACTTCTCGGTCGGGATCATCGGCTTCCCGCTGCTCGCCTGGATGATCATCGCGGCGACGTCCAACGCGGTGAACCTGACCGACGGCCTCGACGGCCTCGCGGCGGGCACCTCGGCGATGGTGTTCGGCGCCTACTGCGTGATCTCGTTCTGGCAGTTCGGCAACCTCTGCGAGCCGCACCACGCCGAGGCGGGCTGCTACTTCGTCCGTGACCCGCTGGACGTCGCGCTCGTCGCCGCGGCCGCGATGGGATCCTGTTTCGGGTTCCTGTGGTGGAACGCCAGCCCGGCGAAGATCTTCATGGGGGACACCGGCTCGCTGGCGCTCGGCGGGGCGTTCGCCAGCATCGCGATCTGCAGCCGGACCGAGCTGCTGCTGTTCGTGCTCGGCGGCCTGTTCGTCATCGAGACGGTCTCGGTGATCGTGCAGGTCGGCTTCTTCAAGCTGACCAAGCGCCGGGTCTTCAACATGGCCCCGATCCACCACCACTTCGAGCTCGCCGACTGGCCGGAGACCACGGTCATCATCCGGTTCTGGATCGTGTCCGGCCTCGCGGTCGCGTTCGGCCTCGGCCTGTTCTACGCCGAGTTCCTCTCCCATGGGGGGAGCAACCTGTGACCGGCCCGGGCGCCGGCGGCGTGGCCCGCCAGGCCCGCGGTGACGTGGCCGTCGACGAGCTGAAGGACGCGCCGGTGACCGTCGTCGGCACCGGCGTGTCCGGCGCCGCCGCGGCCCGCGCGCTGCTGCGCCTCGGCGCCAGGGTGACCGTCGTCGATGCCGGCGACGGCCCGCCCGCCCAGGCCGCCGCGGCCGAGCTGCGGGCCGCCGGGGCCGCCGTGCAGCTCGGCGGGCTGCCGACGGCCGTCGGCGCGGCCCGGTTGGTGGTCACCTCACCCGGCGTCCCGCCCGGCACCCCGCTGTTCGCCGCCGCGCGCGCCGCCGGCGTCCCGGTCTGGGGGGAGATCGAGCTGGGCTGGCGAATCCGGCCGGCCGCCCGCTGGCTCGCGATCACCGGCACGAACGGCAAGACGACGACGACGGAGATGCTCGGCGCGATCCTCACCGCCGCCGGCCGGCGGGCCGCGACCGCCGGCAACATCGGCACCCCCGTCGTCACCGCCGCGCTGGCCGAGCCGCCCTACGACACCCTCGCCGTCGAGCTGTCCAGCTTTCAGCTGCACTACACCGAGACGGCCGTGCCGGTCGCGGCCGCGATCCTCAACGTCGCCCCCGACCATCTCGACTGGCATGGCGGCCCGGACGGCTACGCGGCCGACAAGGCGCGGA is a genomic window of Pseudofrankia inefficax containing:
- the mraY gene encoding phospho-N-acetylmuramoyl-pentapeptide-transferase encodes the protein MRGVLVAASVALLVSLLGTPWVIRLFRRQGYGQEIREDGPSSHLKKRGTPTMGGTAIVAATLIGYFVSHLATGAGFTASGLLILMVMTGLGVVGFLDDYIKIRKQRSLGLTARTKFAGQAIVALAFGLLAVRFKNASGLLPGSTFISIVRDTNFSVGIIGFPLLAWMIIAATSNAVNLTDGLDGLAAGTSAMVFGAYCVISFWQFGNLCEPHHAEAGCYFVRDPLDVALVAAAAMGSCFGFLWWNASPAKIFMGDTGSLALGGAFASIAICSRTELLLFVLGGLFVIETVSVIVQVGFFKLTKRRVFNMAPIHHHFELADWPETTVIIRFWIVSGLAVAFGLGLFYAEFLSHGGSNL
- a CDS encoding UDP-N-acetylmuramoyl-tripeptide--D-alanyl-D-alanine ligase — protein: MIPLTLAEVAAATGGRLDGGADAATLVTAAVVDSRLVEPGALFVALPGARVDGHDFAAGAVAAGARAVLAARPVSVPAVLVADPAGALMALAAHVRTLTKATVLAITGSSGKTTTKDLLADLLGSLGPTLAPPGSFNNEIGLPLTLLRLEPDTEYVALEMGARGIGHIAALCQVARPQVGVVINVGSAHVGEYADGRAGIAQAKGELAEAATDVVVLNADDPLVAAMRPRAAGRRVVTFGVAADADVRAERIALDAAGRASFDLVTDAERHRVALALVGEHQVGNALAAAAAALAVGMTPTAAAAALAAARPRSRWRMEVTTAPSGLVVVNDAYNANPESMRAALRALVGLGADGGPDRRRTWAVLGPMGELGTAAEAEHAELGRFAARLGVDRTVVIGEAARPLAQAAAGAGARVDWVADVDAAAELLATAALGDADVVLVKASRAAGLERVAAALTATGAAGPGAARGNGSTEAAESPAAAGSTEAAEQTP